A region of Cucumis melo cultivar AY chromosome 2, USDA_Cmelo_AY_1.0, whole genome shotgun sequence DNA encodes the following proteins:
- the LOC103492141 gene encoding probable pectinesterase/pectinesterase inhibitor 21, giving the protein MGYKDDDSQNKKRYAIIGVSSMLLVAMVVAVTVGVNLNQDGTSDPATGNKSHEISSSMKAIKAICQPTDYKQECIASLKATGNNSSDPQELVQAGFKAAMKLIQAAANKSVDLKALEKDPRTSKALAGCKELMDFAIDELKYSMNKLGEFDITKLDEMLIDIRIWLSATITYQETCLDGFQNTTGNAAEKMKKALKTSMKLSSNGLAMVSQFSSMLTELQIPGISRRRLLEIPVLGHDDYPDWANPGMRRLLAAGSRVKPNVVVAKDGSGQFRTIQAALDQVPKRKNNATYVIHIKAGVYQEYLQIKKTVTHLMLIGDGPKKTIITGNKNFVDGTPTFKTATVAVTAEHFMARDIGFENTAGPQKHQAVALRVQADKAVFYNCEMHGYQDTLYVHTMRQFYRDCTVSGTIDFIFGDAAAIFQGCTFLVRKPLPNQQCIVTAHGRKERRQPSALIIQNCSIKADKDLAPVQKQFRSFLGRPWKEYSRTIIMESYIGDLIQPEGWLPWAGDWGLKTCFYTEYNNYGPGSNKSKRVKWRGIKTITPQHALDFTAGRFVMGDRWIKPTGVPYVSGMTRTGGAAAAAH; this is encoded by the exons ATGGGTTACAAGGATGATGATTCTCAAAACAAGAAACGATACGCCATCATTGGTGTGTCGTCTATGTTACTAGTGGCGATGGTGGTGGCGGTGACAGTTGGTGTTAACCTAAACCAAGATGGGACAAGTGATCCGGCGACTGGAAACAAGTCCCATGAAATATCTTCTTCAATGAAAGCTATTAAAGCCATTTGTCAACCAACTGATTACAAACAAGAATGTATTGCTAGTCTTAAGGCTACTGGTAACAATTCTTCAGATCCACAGGAATTGGTTCAAGCTGGTTTTAAGGCTGCCATGAAGTTGATCCAAGCTGCTGCTAATAAATCTGTCGACTTGAAAGCGCTTGAGAAAGATCCTAGAACCTCCAAAGCCCTTGCTGGTTGTAAAGAGCTCATGGATTTTGCCATCGATGAGCTTAAATACTCCATGAACAAACTCGGAGAGTTTGATATTACTAAACTCGATGAGATGTTGATCGATATTAGGATTTGGCTCAGTGCTACCATTACTTATCAG GAAACTTGCTTGGATGGGTTCCAGAACACAACAGGAAATGCAgcagagaagatgaagaaggcaTTGAAGACTTCAATGAAGTTGAGTAGCAACGGGTTGGCGATGGTGTCACAATTCTCGTCGATGTTGACAGAGTTGCAGATTCCAGGGATTAGCCGAAGGCGACTTCTCGAGATTCCAGTTCTTGGGCACGATGATTATCCTGACTGGGCGAATCCCGGGATGCGACGACTCCTAGCTGCAGGGTCAAGAGTGAAGCCCAATGTCGTGGTTGCTAAGGATGGAAGTGGTCAATTCAGGACCATTCAAGCGGCTCTCGACCAAGTTCCAAAGAGGAAGAACAATGCAACTTATGTGATTCATATCAAGGCCGGAGTGTATCAGGAATATCTACAAATTAAAAAGACTGTCACCCACTTGATGCTCATTGGTGATGGCCCCAAAAAGACCATTATCACTGGAAACAAGAACTTTGTTGATGGCACACCCACCTTCAAAACAGCAACCGTTG CTGTGACAGCAGAGCACTTCATGGCAAGAGACATCGGGTTTGAGAACACCGCAGGACCACAAAAGCACCAAGCCGTCGCATTGCGAGTCCAAGCAGACAAAGCCGTATTCTACAACTGCGAAATGCATGGTTACCAAGACACTCTCTACGTACACACCATGCGTCAATTCTACCGTGATTGCACGGTCTCTGGAACCATCGACTTCATCTTCGGCGACGCGGCCGCCATCTTCCAAGGCTGCACCTTCCTAGTTCGCAAGCCGCTACCAAACCAACAATGCATCGTAACAGCACACGGACGCAAAGAGCGCCGTCAACCATCGGCACTCATCATCCAAAACTGTTCGATCAAGGCCGATAAAGACCTGGCCCCAGTACAAAAGCAATTCCGATCGTTCCTCGGGAGACCGTGGAAGGAATATTCAAGAACAATCATAATGGAATCATACATTGGAGATTTGATTCAGCCAGAAGGGTGGTTGCCATGGGCAGGGGATTGGGGATTAAAGACATGTTTTTACACAGAGTACAATAATTATGGACCAGGTTCTAATAAATCAAAGAGGGTGAAATGGAGAGGGATTAAGACAATTACACCACAACATGCTTTGGATTTTACTGCTGGCCGGTTCGTTATGGGGGATAGATGGATTAAGCCCACCGGAGTTCCTTATGTTTCTGGAATGACCAGGACCGGCGGTGCTGCGGCGGCGGCTCATTGA
- the LOC103492142 gene encoding uncharacterized protein LOC103492142 codes for MAASSSATTSNSSDSSSSSSRRRRRRRTRREKDRDTLRIRKKSRSHSKRHRRHRRSSSDSLSSSDSESDYARSNSSSESEPETSSRSKRHKKNDRTKKDKERERSRSHHHKRRKHKAKEKQPEESSSPVQLSKFLAREKDDGTRRSAVSGKKILLKLDKSKEDKAEENKRNELLKFLNSSFD; via the exons ATGGCGGCCTCATCTTCGGCTACGACATCCAATTCTTCTGattcatcgtcttcttcttctcgccGTCGTCGTCGCCGGAGAACTCGTCGTGAAAAAGATCGGGACACGCTTAGGATTCGAAAGAAGTCTCGCTCTCATTCCAAACGCCATCGAAGGCACCGCCGCTCCTCCTCCGACTCTCTCTCTTCCTCAGACTCCGAATCCGATTACGCCCG AAGCAATAGCTCTTCTGAAAGTGAGCCTGAAACATCAAGCCGTTCGAAGCGGCATAAGAAGAATGATAGAACAAAGAAG GATAAGGAGAGGGAGCGAAGTAGGAGTCATCACCATAAAAGGCGTAAACATAAAGCTAAAGAG AAACAACCAGAGGAGAGTAGTAGTCCTGTGCAGCTGTCTAAG TTTTTAGCACGGGAGAAGGATGATGGTACACGGCGAAGTGCCGTCTCTGGCAAAAAG ATTTTGTTGAAACTTGACAAATCAAAGGAAGACAAAGCTgaggaaaacaaaagaaatgaattgCTGAAATTCTTGAACTCTAGCTTTGACTAA
- the LOC103492143 gene encoding putative invertase inhibitor produces MKSIAIAVAFLVISLCQFQILAQTPQTPTTSGGNDLITKTCSSTPHVEMCKTILQSSPNSKGADLYGLAQIVMNIAASNVSNIYESINQLQNGTTVDSFLDSCLTDCLESYQDAIDQIEDSVTALEFKAYNDVNTWVSAAMSDAATCDMGFKEKQGYQSPIAQMTTVFDQICKIILAINKLLSQGNSN; encoded by the coding sequence ATGAAGTCCATTGCCATTGCCGTAGCCTTTTTAGTTATTTCACTTTGCCAGTTCCAAATACTTGCTCAGACTCCACAAACACCAACCACCTCTGGAGGCAATGACCTCATCACAAAGACCTGCAGCAGCACACCTCATGTTGAAATGTGTAAAACAATCTTACAATCATCTCCCAACAGCAAAGGAGCAGATTTATATGGCCTTGCACAAATTGTAATGAACATTGCAGCAAGTAACGTTAGCAACATATATGAAAGCATAAACCAATTACAAAATGGCACGACGGTAGACAGTTTCTTGGATTCGTGTTTGACGGATTGTTTGGAGAGCTATCAGGACGCTATTGATCAAATTGAAGATTCAGTAACCGCATTGGAATTCAAAGCATATAATGATGTTAATACGTGGGTTTCAGCTGCCATGAGTGATGCAGCTACATGTGATATGGGGTTCAAAGAAAAACAAGGCTATCAATCTCCAATTGCACAAATGACTACAGTTTTTGACCAGATTTGCAAAATTATCTTAGCCATTAATAAACTCTTAAGTCAAGGGAATAGTAACTAA
- the LOC103492144 gene encoding uncharacterized protein LOC103492144 isoform X2, whose protein sequence is MDTINHRTVSVNGINMHIAEKGEGPIVLFIHGFPELWYTWRHQILALSSLGYHAVAPDLRGYGDSDAPDSISSYSIMHIVGDLVALVESLGVKEVFVVAHDWGALIAWGLCLFRAEIVKAFVCLSVPFRPRHPNRKPVETMRKVFGDDYYICRFQKLGADSTMDRGSSESASEVHSWRC, encoded by the exons ATGGATACTATCAACCACAGAACTGTGAGCGTTAATGGCATAAACATGCACATAGCTGAGAAGGGCGAGGGCCCAATTGTTCTTTTCATCCATGGTTTCCCAGAGCTTTGGTATACTTGGCGCCATCAGATTTTGGCCTTGAGCTCTCTTGGGTATCACGCTGTGGCGCCGGACCTTCGTGGGTATGGCGATTCTGATGCCCCTGATTCCATTTCTAGCTATTCTATTATGCATATCGTTGGGGATCTTGTTGCTCTTGTTGAGAGCCTTGGGGTTAAGGAAGTTTTCGTTGTGGCGCATGATTGGGGTGCTTTGATTGCATGGGGTTTGTGTTTGTTCCGAGCTGAGATTGTTAAGGCTTTTGTGTGTCTAAGTGTGCCGTTTAGGCCTAGGCATCCGAACAGGAAGCCTGTTGAGACCATGAGGAAGGTTTTTGGAGATGATTACTACATCTGCAGATTCCAG AAACTGGGAGCTGACAGCACCATGGACAGGGGTTCAAGTGAAAGTGCCAGTGAAGTTCATAGTTGGAGATGTTGA
- the LOC103492144 gene encoding uncharacterized protein LOC103492144 isoform X1, whose amino-acid sequence MDTINHRTVSVNGINMHIAEKGEGPIVLFIHGFPELWYTWRHQILALSSLGYHAVAPDLRGYGDSDAPDSISSYSIMHIVGDLVALVESLGVKEVFVVAHDWGALIAWGLCLFRAEIVKAFVCLSVPFRPRHPNRKPVETMRKVFGDDYYICRFQNPGEIEEEMAQVGAKEVLRGILTTRRQGPPIYPKKQAFRARPESSSPLPSWLSEEDLSYFASKYEQKGFTGPLNYYRSMDLNWELTAPWTGVQVKVPVKFIVGDVDMVYTTPGVKEYVNGGGFKKDVPFLQDVVIMEGVGHFLNQEKPEEINTHIYDFIRKF is encoded by the exons ATGGATACTATCAACCACAGAACTGTGAGCGTTAATGGCATAAACATGCACATAGCTGAGAAGGGCGAGGGCCCAATTGTTCTTTTCATCCATGGTTTCCCAGAGCTTTGGTATACTTGGCGCCATCAGATTTTGGCCTTGAGCTCTCTTGGGTATCACGCTGTGGCGCCGGACCTTCGTGGGTATGGCGATTCTGATGCCCCTGATTCCATTTCTAGCTATTCTATTATGCATATCGTTGGGGATCTTGTTGCTCTTGTTGAGAGCCTTGGGGTTAAGGAAGTTTTCGTTGTGGCGCATGATTGGGGTGCTTTGATTGCATGGGGTTTGTGTTTGTTCCGAGCTGAGATTGTTAAGGCTTTTGTGTGTCTAAGTGTGCCGTTTAGGCCTAGGCATCCGAACAGGAAGCCTGTTGAGACCATGAGGAAGGTTTTTGGAGATGATTACTACATCTGCAGATTCCAG AATCCAGGAGAGATTGAAGAAGAGATGGCTCAAGTGGGTGCCAAAGAAGTACTAAGAGGCATATTGACAACAAGAAGACAAGGGCCTCCCATTTATCCCAAAAAACAAGCCTTTCGAGCCAGGCCCGAATCCTCATCTCCCTTGCCCTCTTGGCTTTCAGAAGAAGATCTTTCTTACTTTGCCTCCAAATATGAGCAGAAGGGCTTCACTGGACCATTGAACTATTACAGATCAATGGACTT AAACTGGGAGCTGACAGCACCATGGACAGGGGTTCAAGTGAAAGTGCCAGTGAAGTTCATAGTTGGAGATGTTGACATGGTCTATACAACACCAGGGGTTAAGGAGTATGTCAATGGTGGAGGTTTCAAGAAAGATGTACCATTTCTGCAAGACGTTGTGATAATGGAGGGAGTTGGCCATTTCCTCAACCAGGAGAAGCCTGAAGAGATTAACACTCACATCTATGACTTCATCAGAAAATTTTAG
- the LOC103492145 gene encoding 60S ribosomal protein L18-2, whose amino-acid sequence MGIDLVAGGKSKKTKRVAPKSDDIYLKLLVKLYRFLVRRTGSNFNAVILKRLFMSKVNKPPLSLSRLIQFMKGKESKIAVVVGTITDDIRVYEVPALKVAALRFTETARARIEKAGGECLTFDQLALRAPLGQNTVLLRGPKNSREAVKHFGPAPGVPHSHSKPYVRSKGRKFERARGKRNSRGYRV is encoded by the exons ATG GGGATCGATCTCGTAGCAGGAGGTAAGAGTAAGAAGACCAAGAGGGTTGCTCCCAAATCTGATGATATCTACCTAAAGTTACTCGTCAAG CTTTACCGCTTTCTTGTTCGTCGAACTGGAAGCAATTTCAATGCTGTGATTCTCAAGCGCTTGTTTATGAGCAAGGTTAACAAGCCTCCACTTTCCCTCTCTCGGCTTATCCAGTTCATGAAAGGAAAG GAAAGTAAGATTGCTGTCGTTGTTGGGACTATTACCGATGATATTCGAGTCTATGAAGTTCCAGCATTGAAAGTTGCAGCTTTGAGGTTCACTGAGACAGCAAGGGCAAGGATCGAAAAGGCTGGTGGGGAATGTTTGACATTTGACCAGCTTGCTTTGAGGGCTCCTCTGGGTCAGAACACG GTTCTTCTTAGAGGTCCTAAGAATTCTCGAGAGGCAGTGAAGCATTTCGGTCCAGCACCTGGTGTGCCACACAGCCATTCCAAGCCATATGTGAGGTCGAAGGGAAGGAAGTTTGAGAGGGCTAGAGGAAAGAGAAACAGCAGGGGATATAGGGTTTGA
- the LOC103492146 gene encoding uncharacterized protein LOC103492146 has protein sequence MFKKFSTEDVSAQNQVKASVQRKIRQSIAEEYPGLEPVLDDLLPKKAPLIVTKCQNHLNLVVVNNVPLFFNIRDGPYMPTLRLLHQYPNIMRKLQVDRGAIKFVLAGANIMCPGLTSPGGVLDDEVEAETPVAIMAEGKQHALAIGFTKMSAKEIRATNKGIGVDNMHYLNDGLWKMERLD, from the exons ATGTTCAAAAA GTTTTCTACTGAAGATGTGTCTGCTCAGAACCAAGTCAAGGCATCGGTACAACGAAAAATTCGGCAAAGTATAGCGGAAGAA TACCCAGGACTAGAGCCAGTTTTGGATGATTTGCTTCCTAAAAAAGCTCCTCTGATTGTAACTAAGTG TCAAAACCATCTCAATCTGGTTGTTGTGAACAATGTGCCACTCTTTTTCAATATCCGGGATGGGCCGTACATGCCTACACTAAGGTTGCTTCATCAAt ATCCCAACATTATGAGAAAATTACAAGTCGACAGAGGTGCAATAAAGTTTGTCCTTGCTGGTGCTAACATAATGTGTCCTGGTCTTACATCCCCTGGGGGTGTCTTGGATGATGAAGTAGAAGCTGAAACACCTGTG GCAATAATGGCGGAAGGGAAGCAACATGCTCTTGCTATTGGCTTCACAAAGATGTCAGCGAAGGAAAT AAGGGCGACAAACAAAGGGATCGGAGTGGACAACATGCATTACCTTAACGATGGTCTTTGGAAG ATGGAACGACTTGATTGA